In the genome of Solibacillus isronensis, one region contains:
- a CDS encoding glutamate-1-semialdehyde 2,1-aminomutase, with amino-acid sequence MNHTKSEQLHTEALEHIVGGVNSPSRSYKAVGGGAPVVMVRGKGAYFWDVDGNRYIDYLAAYGPIVTGHGHPHIAKAIAHAAETGVLFGTPTEHEIKFAKMLKEAIPTLDKVRFNNSGTEAVMTCVRVARAFTGRTKIIKFAGCYHGHFDQVLVAAGSGPATLGSPDSAGVPHAVATEVITVPFNNKEEFTLAMEKWGNDVAGILIEPIVGNFGIVEPHKGFLEHVHALAKEYGALTIHDEVITAFRFHYGAAHTMLGLTPDLVAMGKVIGGGLPIGAYGGRKEVMETVAPLGPAYQAGTMAGNPASMQAGIACLEVLQQPGIYEEMDRLGALLEEGILAAAKKHNVTITLNRLKGAFAIYFTDIKVENYEQAENTDGEKFGRFFKLMLSQGINLAPSKYEAWFLTTEHTEADVEETLKAVDYAFSQL; translated from the coding sequence ATGAATCATACTAAATCTGAACAGCTTCATACAGAAGCACTCGAACATATTGTTGGCGGGGTAAACAGTCCATCCCGTTCTTATAAAGCAGTAGGCGGTGGCGCACCGGTTGTCATGGTCCGCGGTAAAGGAGCATACTTTTGGGATGTGGACGGTAATCGTTACATCGATTATTTAGCAGCCTATGGACCGATCGTTACAGGGCATGGTCATCCGCATATTGCAAAAGCCATCGCACACGCAGCGGAAACCGGTGTATTATTCGGTACACCGACAGAGCATGAAATTAAATTCGCAAAAATGTTAAAAGAAGCTATCCCTACATTGGATAAAGTACGTTTTAACAACTCCGGTACAGAAGCCGTGATGACATGTGTACGTGTAGCACGCGCATTTACAGGCCGTACAAAGATCATTAAATTCGCCGGCTGCTACCACGGTCACTTCGACCAAGTACTTGTTGCTGCGGGATCTGGTCCGGCAACATTAGGTTCACCTGACTCAGCCGGTGTTCCTCATGCTGTCGCAACAGAAGTAATTACCGTTCCATTTAACAATAAGGAAGAATTTACACTGGCAATGGAAAAATGGGGCAATGATGTTGCAGGAATCTTAATCGAGCCAATCGTCGGCAACTTCGGAATTGTAGAACCGCATAAAGGATTTTTGGAACATGTACATGCATTGGCAAAAGAATATGGCGCATTAACAATTCACGATGAAGTCATTACAGCTTTCCGTTTCCACTACGGTGCAGCACATACAATGCTTGGTTTAACTCCGGACTTAGTCGCAATGGGGAAAGTAATCGGCGGCGGTTTGCCAATCGGTGCATACGGTGGTCGTAAAGAAGTTATGGAAACAGTCGCTCCACTTGGCCCTGCATATCAGGCTGGTACTATGGCCGGTAACCCTGCTAGTATGCAAGCAGGTATTGCATGTCTTGAAGTGTTGCAGCAACCAGGGATTTATGAAGAAATGGATCGCTTAGGTGCTCTTCTTGAAGAAGGTATTTTAGCTGCTGCCAAAAAACATAATGTGACGATTACATTAAACCGCTTAAAAGGCGCATTTGCTATTTACTTTACAGATATTAAAGTAGAAAACTATGAGCAAGCGGAAAATACGGACGGCGAAAAGTTCGGTCGCTTCTTTAAATTAATGTTATCTCAAGGCATCAACTTAGCCCCTTCAAAATACGAAGCATGGTTCTTAACGACAGAACATACAGAAGCAGACGTAGAAGAAACGTTAAAAGCAGTGGATTACGCATTTTCTCAACTATAA
- a CDS encoding FUSC family protein, translated as MKLGARVLKTGVAIVFALFLAQILNVPSPVFAAIAAVFAIQPSIYRSYLTILEQIQGNIIGATVAVLFGLVFGHHIVSVGIAAIIVLGIMMKLKLEKSVSLALVTMIAIMEVPGDDFLMFGLIRFSTVMLGVFAAFVVNLLFLPPKYEIKLFKKINSVQDDIIRWTRLAVRQASEHTSTKMAVNKLQSRLNEIDTMYGFFKEERSYFRNRKYVKARKLVIYRQMLLTSKKSYELLVRLHKHENELGKLPSKFQVIIQERLDFLLTYHEQLLLKYTGKLRPEHSKWTRHEEYLQGSELMEQFIKQIALAQEEAAEDEQFSSYHLLYILSRILDYEENLEHLDTLIVSYRSFHSEEKNLDLESEFY; from the coding sequence ATGAAACTAGGTGCACGCGTTTTAAAAACGGGTGTTGCAATTGTTTTCGCCTTATTTTTAGCCCAAATACTGAATGTACCCTCACCTGTATTTGCTGCAATTGCTGCTGTATTCGCGATCCAGCCTTCTATTTACCGCTCTTATCTTACAATTTTAGAGCAAATACAGGGTAATATAATCGGCGCTACCGTTGCTGTCCTATTCGGTCTTGTCTTTGGACATCATATAGTGTCTGTCGGTATAGCCGCTATTATCGTACTTGGTATTATGATGAAGCTAAAACTCGAAAAATCTGTATCTCTTGCACTCGTAACGATGATTGCCATTATGGAAGTACCGGGCGATGATTTTTTAATGTTTGGTTTAATCCGATTTAGTACGGTGATGCTAGGTGTATTTGCCGCTTTTGTTGTAAACTTATTGTTTTTACCGCCTAAATACGAAATTAAGTTATTTAAAAAGATCAACTCTGTTCAGGATGATATCATTCGCTGGACACGTTTAGCTGTTCGCCAAGCTAGTGAACATACATCTACAAAAATGGCGGTAAATAAATTGCAGTCCCGCCTAAATGAAATTGATACAATGTACGGTTTTTTCAAAGAAGAACGCAGCTATTTCCGAAACCGGAAGTATGTAAAAGCCCGAAAGCTTGTTATTTACCGTCAAATGTTATTAACATCGAAGAAAAGCTATGAGTTGCTTGTTCGTTTACACAAACATGAAAATGAGCTCGGCAAGTTACCAAGTAAATTTCAAGTAATCATTCAAGAACGTTTGGACTTCTTGTTAACCTATCATGAACAACTGTTATTGAAATATACCGGAAAGCTTAGGCCGGAACATTCAAAATGGACACGGCACGAAGAATATCTGCAAGGCAGTGAGCTAATGGAGCAGTTTATCAAACAGATCGCCCTTGCTCAGGAAGAGGCGGCAGAGGATGAGCAGTTTTCAAGCTACCACCTGCTTTATATTTTATCGCGTATATTAGATTACGAAGAAAACCTGGAGCATCTTGATACGTTGATCGTTTCCTATCGAAGCTTCCACAGTGAAGAAAAAAACCTAGATCTGGAATCAGAGTTCTACTAA
- the nikC gene encoding nickel transporter permease has protein sequence MAEIIQNQVQRIEEERVKGPWQEAWTNFKKSKSALFGSAIVLFFVLLAIFGPLFAPQGINEQNLSMRLQPPSADFWFGTDDLGRDIFSRILHGARISLTVGLSAVLISAVAGSFLGIIAGYYGRWVDTIISRIFDIMLAFPSILLAIAIVSILGPSLQNALIAIAVINIPNFGRLIRSRVLSIKEEEYIHAAKAIGMKNSRILWKHILPNSMTPVIVQGTLAIATAIIEAAALGFLGLGAEAPQPEWGKMLADARMFLLNAPWAMIFPGLAIMLTVIGFNLMGDGLRDALDPKMKS, from the coding sequence ATGGCTGAAATTATACAAAATCAAGTTCAGAGAATTGAAGAAGAACGAGTAAAGGGACCGTGGCAAGAGGCGTGGACGAATTTCAAGAAAAGTAAGTCTGCGCTGTTCGGCAGTGCAATTGTGTTATTCTTTGTGCTTCTGGCAATATTCGGCCCTCTATTTGCACCACAAGGTATAAATGAGCAGAATTTAAGTATGCGTCTGCAGCCTCCATCTGCTGATTTCTGGTTTGGAACAGATGATCTAGGTCGTGATATATTTTCGCGAATTTTACATGGAGCCCGCATCTCATTGACGGTTGGTTTATCGGCTGTATTAATATCTGCAGTTGCCGGCAGTTTTTTAGGGATTATTGCAGGTTACTATGGTCGTTGGGTTGATACAATTATTTCACGAATCTTTGATATTATGCTTGCGTTTCCAAGTATTTTATTGGCGATCGCAATTGTATCGATTTTAGGACCATCACTGCAAAATGCATTAATTGCCATAGCGGTTATTAATATACCGAACTTCGGCCGACTGATCCGGTCGCGGGTGCTGAGCATTAAAGAAGAAGAGTATATTCATGCTGCAAAAGCAATCGGTATGAAAAACTCCAGGATACTATGGAAGCATATTTTGCCGAACTCGATGACTCCGGTTATCGTACAGGGGACACTGGCGATTGCGACAGCGATTATCGAAGCGGCGGCACTCGGGTTTTTAGGACTTGGTGCAGAAGCGCCTCAGCCGGAGTGGGGGAAAATGCTCGCAGATGCGCGGATGTTTTTACTAAACGCACCATGGGCAATGATTTTCCCGGGACTTGCGATTATGCTGACGGTAATCGGCTTTAACCTTATGGGTGACGGATTGCGGGATGCACTTGATCCGAAGATGAAAAGTTAA
- a CDS encoding ABC transporter permease, with the protein MLHYIGKRLLHLIPVLLGMTFLVFLIIRAIPGDPAQVILGQQATADAIAALRLKLGLDNPWYVQYFDYLKGIVTGDLGESLRTRQPISSEMWPYLAATFELAFFAMIIAIIVGVNAGIVSAWFQNSWFDYLAMVIALIGVSMPIFWLGLMEQWAFGIQLGWLPTSGREEVRDPVMAITHFYLIDTLWQGRFDQFIVVLKHLLLPGIALATIPTAIIARMTRASMLEVMRSDFVRTARAKGQKMFVVVYKHALKNALIPVLTVVGLQTGMLLGGAILTETIFSWPGIGRYIYEAIGFRDYPVIQSGILIVAFLFVMINLIVDLLYTVIDSRIKYN; encoded by the coding sequence ATGCTTCACTACATTGGCAAACGTCTACTGCATTTAATACCTGTATTACTTGGGATGACCTTTTTAGTATTTTTAATTATTCGTGCCATACCCGGTGATCCAGCACAAGTCATTTTAGGACAGCAAGCTACTGCAGATGCAATCGCGGCACTTCGCCTGAAACTTGGCCTAGATAATCCGTGGTATGTTCAATATTTCGATTACTTAAAAGGAATTGTAACGGGAGATTTGGGGGAGTCATTAAGAACAAGGCAGCCAATTTCTTCTGAAATGTGGCCATATTTAGCAGCTACATTTGAACTGGCATTTTTCGCGATGATTATTGCGATTATCGTCGGGGTAAACGCAGGGATTGTTTCGGCGTGGTTTCAAAATTCATGGTTTGATTACTTAGCGATGGTGATTGCTTTAATCGGTGTTTCGATGCCGATTTTCTGGTTAGGTTTAATGGAGCAATGGGCATTCGGTATTCAACTGGGCTGGTTGCCGACATCGGGACGGGAAGAAGTACGTGATCCGGTTATGGCAATAACTCACTTTTACTTAATTGATACATTATGGCAAGGACGGTTTGATCAATTTATTGTTGTGTTAAAGCACTTATTATTACCTGGCATTGCACTTGCAACGATTCCAACGGCGATCATTGCACGTATGACAAGAGCCTCGATGTTGGAAGTAATGCGTTCGGATTTTGTTCGTACAGCTCGGGCAAAAGGTCAAAAAATGTTCGTTGTTGTTTATAAGCATGCATTGAAAAATGCGTTGATTCCTGTTTTGACAGTAGTCGGTTTACAAACGGGTATGCTTTTAGGCGGCGCCATCTTAACGGAAACAATATTTAGTTGGCCGGGAATTGGGCGCTATATATACGAAGCGATAGGATTCCGCGATTATCCTGTTATCCAGTCAGGTATTTTGATCGTTGCCTTTTTATTCGTAATGATTAACCTGATTGTCGACCTTTTATATACAGTGATTGATTCGCGCATTAAATACAACTAG
- a CDS encoding ABC transporter substrate-binding protein has translation MRKGKLYLVSLMMLLIMSLFLAACGADDAETSSSESGNDSSTNTDSSTTDDSSSSTPQVLVFGRGADSVSLDPGIVTDGESFKVTQNLFETLLNFGEQDTTINPGLAKEWEVSEDGLTYTFQLQEGVKFHDGTDFNAEAVIKNINRWKGGKEEDFYYFNSMFKAEGEDIIKDVTAEGDYTVVFTLSRPQAPFLKNLAMSPFGIGSPTAFEAAGDKFGDNPVGTGPFKFTEWKRNDSITIEKFEDYWQEGFPKLDKVIFRSIPDNSARLNELMAGNIDLADGINPSDGKTVEGDSTLQLIERPSMNIGYLGLTNTRAPFDNKLVRQAVNYAIDKQAIVDAFFEGRAEVAANPMPPSISGYNDAISPYPYDPEKAKSLLAEAGYDGKEIELWAMPVPRPYMPDGAKVAEVIQKNLEDVGIPSKIVTFEWATYLEKAKNGEADAFMLGWTGDNGDADNFIYTLLDKDNILSNNYAYYTNEEVHSLLIQAQSETDENVRNELYKKAQEIIHDDAPWVPLAHSTPLLAAKAGVNGFLPHPTGSDKLHNVSME, from the coding sequence TTGAGGAAAGGTAAATTGTATTTAGTAAGTCTTATGATGCTATTAATAATGTCATTATTTTTAGCTGCTTGTGGTGCTGACGATGCAGAAACATCATCATCAGAATCAGGCAACGATTCAAGTACAAATACAGACAGCAGTACGACAGACGATTCAAGTTCTTCAACACCTCAAGTTTTAGTATTTGGTCGTGGAGCAGATTCAGTTTCACTTGATCCAGGTATCGTAACAGATGGCGAATCATTCAAAGTAACACAAAACCTATTTGAAACATTACTAAACTTCGGGGAGCAAGATACAACGATCAACCCTGGACTAGCAAAAGAATGGGAAGTAAGTGAAGACGGTTTAACTTACACATTCCAGCTTCAAGAAGGTGTAAAATTCCATGACGGCACAGACTTCAATGCAGAAGCGGTTATTAAAAATATCAATCGCTGGAAAGGTGGAAAAGAGGAAGATTTCTACTATTTCAACTCTATGTTTAAAGCAGAGGGCGAAGATATTATTAAAGATGTAACGGCAGAAGGAGACTACACAGTTGTATTCACACTTTCTCGTCCACAGGCACCATTCCTTAAAAACTTAGCAATGAGCCCGTTCGGAATTGGTTCACCAACTGCATTTGAAGCAGCAGGCGATAAATTCGGCGATAACCCTGTAGGTACAGGTCCATTTAAATTTACAGAATGGAAACGTAATGACTCAATTACGATTGAGAAGTTTGAAGATTACTGGCAAGAAGGTTTCCCGAAATTAGATAAAGTTATCTTCCGTTCAATTCCGGATAACTCTGCTCGCTTAAATGAATTAATGGCAGGCAATATCGATCTAGCTGATGGTATTAACCCATCAGACGGTAAAACAGTTGAAGGGGATTCTACTTTACAACTGATTGAACGTCCATCGATGAACATTGGCTATTTAGGTTTAACGAATACACGTGCACCGTTTGATAACAAATTGGTACGTCAAGCAGTAAACTATGCAATCGATAAACAAGCGATTGTTGATGCGTTCTTTGAAGGACGTGCAGAAGTGGCGGCAAACCCGATGCCACCATCAATTAGCGGTTACAACGATGCAATTTCTCCATATCCGTATGATCCGGAAAAAGCGAAATCTTTATTAGCTGAAGCTGGTTATGACGGAAAAGAAATTGAGTTATGGGCAATGCCGGTACCTCGTCCATATATGCCGGACGGAGCGAAAGTGGCGGAAGTTATTCAAAAGAACTTAGAAGATGTTGGGATTCCATCGAAAATCGTAACATTTGAATGGGCAACATATTTGGAAAAAGCGAAAAACGGTGAAGCCGATGCATTCATGCTTGGCTGGACTGGTGATAATGGAGATGCAGACAACTTCATCTACACATTATTAGACAAAGACAATATCCTTTCAAACAACTATGCGTACTATACTAATGAAGAAGTTCATAGTTTATTAATTCAGGCACAGTCTGAAACAGATGAAAATGTGCGTAATGAATTATACAAAAAAGCACAGGAAATCATTCATGACGATGCTCCATGGGTTCCGCTTGCACACTCTACACCATTACTTGCAGCAAAAGCAGGTGTAAATGGGTTCTTGCCACACCCAACAGGCTCTGATAAATTGCATAACGTTTCAATGGAGTAA
- a CDS encoding IS3 family transposase (programmed frameshift) — translation MTKIYFTEKQQAQLKCNPNVQAVSDKAITYTDEFKRHFIAENEKGKLPRAIFEEAGLDVELIGLERVRSSAKRWQAAYRKAGINGLQDTRKTNSGRQLERELSLEEKYARLEAKTRLLEAENELLKKPGSTRKADVEEEITIEAKIKFELIQGAIEKYKLKRMVSYLCEMMGVSRSGYYNYFDEQSAQNRATQDAADEVVKEIILKAYHFRGRKKGARQIKMTLQNQYSITYNLKRIRRIMKKYDIVCPIRKANPYRRMVKATKEHRTCPNDLKRNFKQGVVGKVLLTDITYLTYRNGKRAYLSTIKDAETNEILAYEVSNSLSLDIALDTLKKLKKHKHLVKDAFIHSDQGFHYTSPIYQALVKRLGLGQSMSRRGNCWDNAPQESFFGHFKDEANLKECETLEEVKREIKSYMTYYNYYRGQWNLKKLPPVKYRQQLQQVA, via the exons ATGACAAAAATCTACTTCACAGAGAAACAACAAGCACAATTAAAATGTAATCCGAATGTACAGGCCGTCAGTGACAAGGCCATTACCTATACAGATGAATTTAAGCGTCATTTTATTGCAGAAAATGAAAAGGGGAAATTACCAAGAGCCATTTTTGAAGAAGCGGGATTGGACGTTGAATTAATCGGTTTGGAGCGTGTTCGTTCTTCCGCAAAACGCTGGCAAGCAGCTTACCGAAAAGCCGGAATAAATGGTTTACAGGATACACGTAAAACGAATTCGGGACGCCAACTTGAACGTGAATTAAGCCTTGAAGAAAAATATGCACGTTTAGAAGCGAAAACGCGATTACTTGAGGCAGAGAATGAACTACTAAAAAAGC CTGGATCTACTCGAAAGGCAGATGTTGAAGAAGAAATCACAATTGAAGCGAAAATAAAATTTGAATTAATTCAAGGAGCCATCGAAAAGTATAAATTGAAGCGCATGGTGAGCTACTTATGTGAAATGATGGGTGTTTCCCGTTCGGGTTATTACAATTATTTTGATGAACAATCCGCCCAAAACCGGGCAACCCAAGATGCGGCAGATGAAGTAGTGAAAGAAATCATTTTAAAGGCCTATCATTTCCGAGGACGCAAAAAGGGAGCGCGCCAAATCAAAATGACACTTCAAAATCAATATAGTATCACCTACAACCTAAAACGAATTCGTCGCATTATGAAAAAGTATGATATTGTTTGTCCCATTCGAAAAGCGAATCCTTATCGACGTATGGTAAAAGCAACGAAAGAACACCGTACATGCCCAAACGACTTAAAACGGAATTTCAAACAAGGTGTAGTAGGAAAAGTGTTATTAACAGATATCACGTATTTGACGTATCGAAACGGAAAACGCGCTTATTTATCCACGATTAAAGACGCTGAAACGAACGAAATTTTAGCGTATGAAGTATCAAATTCCTTATCGTTGGATATCGCCCTCGATACATTAAAGAAATTGAAAAAACACAAGCATTTAGTGAAAGATGCCTTTATCCATTCGGATCAGGGCTTTCATTATACAAGCCCGATCTATCAAGCATTGGTGAAGCGATTGGGCTTAGGTCAGTCCATGTCACGGCGTGGGAACTGTTGGGATAATGCGCCCCAGGAATCATTCTTCGGGCATTTTAAAGATGAAGCCAATCTAAAAGAGTGTGAGACGTTAGAAGAAGTAAAACGAGAGATAAAGAGTTATATGACGTATTACAATTATTATCGAGGCCAGTGGAATTTAAAAAAACTGCCGCCTGTAAAATACAGACAGCAGCTTCAACAAGTTGCCTAG